A genomic segment from Pseudomonas sp. S09G 359 encodes:
- a CDS encoding TonB-dependent siderophore receptor: protein MPVASRPCGERVLTLAIRTALLNFVMVAAGANAWAETPTPAATDDSTPSLTLDTTTIDGRYNGPTALPDVLAGGQVARGARLGMMGNKDLMDTPFSVTSYTAKTLADLQTVTVADALERDPSVRSTGQTGGIVDSFFIRGFAIGEGNLGELAYDGVYGVAPNYRVFTEYAERVEVLKGPGALMYGISPNSGVGGVINIVPKRPLDQDLTRFTGSYASDSQAGGHLDISRRFGEENQFGVRFNGSLQGGDTAVNDQHRDVGIGAIALDYRGERLRLNLDYISQKESFDGASRPFTIAPGVDVPSAPNGRTSLPQKWGWSDTKEQSALLGGEYDLSDNLTVFAHAGGGKSDVKRMSDQVPRILNDAGDTSNIPGYYKFNVDRSTADVGMRGLFATGPVTHTTTLMATRYQDELSRGINNGTAILSNIYHPVDTPKQSINTPKVLRISESELSGVALTDTLGMLDDRLQLTLGVRRQFIESRNYNAAGSVSSRYSANATTPLLGVVVKPWEDVSFYYNYVEGLSKGDAAPGTASNAGETFAPYESKQHELGVKYEHGTFMTTVALFQIEKPAGELGANGVYSVQAEQRNRGLELSVFGEVATGTRLMGGVTFLDGELTKSATAANQGNKPVGVPDIQANLWAEYDTPWLEGFTLTGGAIYTDSQYVNQANTQQLDAWTRIDAGARYATKIEGRPTTFRATVQNVFDREYWSGVASYGAFSPGYPRTLQLSATVDF, encoded by the coding sequence ATGCCTGTTGCCAGTCGGCCCTGCGGTGAGCGCGTGTTAACTCTCGCCATTCGAACCGCCCTGTTGAATTTCGTCATGGTCGCAGCGGGCGCCAATGCCTGGGCTGAGACACCAACGCCTGCCGCCACGGATGACAGCACGCCCAGCCTGACCCTTGACACCACCACGATTGACGGCCGCTACAACGGCCCGACGGCGCTGCCCGATGTGCTCGCCGGTGGGCAGGTGGCACGCGGCGCACGGCTCGGCATGATGGGCAACAAAGACCTGATGGACACGCCGTTCAGCGTCACCAGCTACACCGCCAAAACTCTCGCCGACCTGCAAACCGTCACCGTCGCCGATGCGCTGGAGCGCGACCCCTCGGTGCGCTCCACCGGGCAGACGGGTGGGATTGTCGATTCGTTTTTCATTCGCGGTTTTGCCATCGGCGAAGGCAACCTGGGTGAGCTGGCCTACGACGGTGTATACGGCGTGGCCCCCAACTACCGGGTCTTTACCGAGTACGCCGAGCGTGTCGAAGTGCTCAAGGGGCCGGGCGCGCTGATGTACGGCATCTCGCCCAACAGTGGTGTCGGCGGTGTCATCAACATCGTCCCCAAGCGGCCGCTGGACCAAGACCTGACCCGCTTTACCGGCAGCTACGCGTCGGACTCCCAAGCGGGCGGGCATCTGGATATCAGTCGGCGTTTTGGTGAGGAAAACCAGTTCGGCGTGCGCTTCAACGGCAGCCTGCAGGGCGGCGATACGGCCGTCAACGACCAGCATCGCGACGTGGGAATCGGCGCGATCGCCCTGGACTATCGCGGCGAGCGGCTGCGGCTGAACCTCGACTACATCAGCCAGAAAGAAAGCTTCGACGGCGCCTCGCGCCCGTTCACCATCGCACCCGGTGTTGACGTGCCATCTGCCCCGAATGGCCGCACCAGCCTGCCGCAAAAATGGGGCTGGTCGGACACCAAGGAACAGTCCGCGTTGCTCGGCGGTGAATATGACCTGAGCGACAACCTCACAGTGTTCGCGCATGCGGGGGGCGGCAAGTCGGATGTGAAGCGCATGTCCGACCAGGTGCCGCGCATCCTCAATGATGCCGGAGACACCAGCAACATCCCGGGCTATTACAAATTCAACGTCGACCGATCTACCGCCGATGTGGGCATGCGCGGGCTCTTCGCCACCGGCCCGGTGACCCATACCACCACGCTGATGGCGACCCGTTACCAGGATGAGCTGTCGCGGGGCATCAACAACGGCACGGCAATCCTCTCCAATATCTATCACCCGGTGGACACGCCCAAGCAAAGCATCAACACGCCCAAGGTGTTGCGTATCTCCGAGTCGGAGTTGTCCGGGGTGGCGCTGACCGACACCCTGGGGATGCTCGACGACCGTCTGCAACTGACCCTGGGCGTGCGCCGACAGTTTATCGAGTCACGTAACTATAATGCCGCCGGCTCCGTCAGCTCGCGCTACAGCGCCAACGCCACTACGCCGTTGCTGGGCGTGGTGGTCAAGCCGTGGGAGGACGTGTCCTTCTATTACAACTATGTAGAAGGGCTGAGCAAAGGCGATGCGGCTCCGGGCACGGCGAGCAACGCCGGGGAAACCTTTGCGCCGTATGAGTCCAAGCAGCACGAACTGGGGGTGAAGTATGAACACGGCACCTTCATGACCACGGTGGCGCTGTTTCAGATCGAAAAACCTGCCGGTGAACTGGGCGCCAATGGTGTGTATTCGGTGCAGGCCGAGCAGCGCAACCGTGGCCTGGAACTCAGTGTGTTCGGCGAAGTGGCCACCGGCACCCGCTTGATGGGGGGGGTGACCTTCCTCGATGGCGAGCTGACCAAATCTGCGACTGCCGCTAACCAGGGCAACAAGCCGGTCGGCGTGCCCGACATCCAGGCCAACCTGTGGGCGGAATACGACACCCCCTGGCTGGAAGGTTTCACCCTTACCGGTGGCGCGATCTACACCGACAGCCAATACGTCAACCAGGCCAACACCCAGCAGCTGGATGCCTGGACCCGGATTGACGCCGGTGCGCGGTACGCCACCAAGATAGAAGGGCGGCCGACGACGTTCCGCGCCACGGTACAGAACGTCTTCGACCGTGAGTACTGGTCGGGCGTCGCGTCCTATGGCGCATTTTCCCCGGGGTATCCGCGTACGTTGCAACTATCGGCTACCGTCGATTTTTGA
- a CDS encoding type II toxin-antitoxin system RelE/ParE family toxin — MPQYRISNAARADIVDILRLSQAQFGDQARQRYQALILAALQALADTPYCIGSHDRDELAPGLRSYHLTYSRQQARHPHGTVKSPRHVVFYRLANDDVIEVVRLLHDAMEVQLHLPND, encoded by the coding sequence ATGCCGCAGTATCGGATTTCCAACGCGGCGCGTGCCGACATTGTCGACATCCTCAGGCTCTCCCAAGCGCAGTTCGGCGATCAAGCACGCCAGCGCTACCAGGCGCTGATCCTCGCGGCGCTGCAAGCGCTTGCCGACACGCCTTATTGCATTGGCAGCCATGACCGCGATGAGCTTGCACCGGGCCTTCGCAGCTATCATCTCACCTATTCACGCCAGCAGGCCAGACATCCCCATGGAACGGTCAAAAGCCCACGCCACGTCGTATTTTATCGTTTGGCAAATGACGACGTGATCGAGGTCGTCCGACTCCTTCATGACGCCATGGAAGTGCAGTTGCACTTACCTAACGACTGA
- a CDS encoding type II toxin-antitoxin system ParD family antitoxin, which produces MATRNVVLTPHQEQVIQDLVQSGRYQNASEVMREGLRLLEQRVAEDTAKIEALRQATSIGIMDLEHGRFTQVNEGDLEHYLEGLSLEATLPAREKH; this is translated from the coding sequence ATGGCGACGCGAAACGTTGTGCTCACCCCTCACCAAGAACAGGTTATCCAGGACCTGGTCCAGTCCGGCCGTTATCAAAATGCCAGCGAAGTAATGCGAGAAGGCTTAAGGCTATTGGAGCAACGCGTCGCCGAAGATACCGCCAAAATTGAGGCCCTGCGTCAGGCGACCTCGATCGGCATCATGGACCTTGAGCACGGGCGCTTTACTCAGGTGAACGAAGGAGATCTGGAGCACTACCTCGAGGGCTTGAGCCTGGAGGCCACCCTCCCCGCGCGAGAGAAACACTGA
- a CDS encoding GGDEF domain-containing protein, whose protein sequence is MPSRCCCSNALDRPERLLLVRLRRLLCFVLLSAQAAWASPVTKQNSAEQVIDVQLRWRHQFQFAGYYAAIAQGYYREEGLDVRLHEGGPNVTPVEEVLSGRAQYGEANSELLYARLHGKPLVALAVIFQHSPSVLVARTDQGVRTAHDLIGKPLMLMDAQTDADFLAMFRSEGIPLEKLQLLPSSFQIGDLASGKVTAFNSYLTNEPFYLQQRGVEYNIISPVTYGIDFYSDILFTSQAEIDEHPQRVEAFRRATLRGWRYAMDNPEQIIDLLLNQYSVDKSRAHLQFEAQAMRPLVVSDLIEIGHMNPGRWQRMAETFLELGMVDTIAGLENFIYDPNPPQLVERLRKTIVLISIGAVLVLMFALVLLNSQRHLRNEIKLRKLAEEEVHKLAFYDSLTGLPNRNSFIPFASQRLLDAKNRGEHLALCYIDLNHFKQINDRYGHQAGDAMLIHAASAIKSNICEFEIAARMGGDEFILLLDGAHRRSDIQRITGEICEAVALPIPWENSQIKVSASLGVAWYPEDGEGLDDLIFKADTDMFQSKASIAAHA, encoded by the coding sequence ATGCCCAGCCGCTGTTGCTGTTCTAACGCGCTCGACCGGCCGGAGAGACTTCTGTTGGTTCGGCTGCGTCGACTACTGTGTTTCGTGTTGCTCTCGGCTCAGGCTGCGTGGGCGAGTCCGGTCACTAAACAGAATAGTGCTGAGCAGGTTATTGATGTACAGCTACGTTGGCGGCATCAGTTTCAGTTCGCGGGCTACTATGCCGCCATCGCTCAGGGCTATTACCGTGAAGAAGGACTGGACGTGCGCTTGCACGAAGGTGGCCCCAATGTCACACCGGTCGAAGAAGTGCTCTCTGGGCGTGCCCAATACGGCGAAGCTAATAGCGAATTGCTCTACGCACGCCTGCATGGAAAGCCCTTGGTAGCGCTGGCGGTGATTTTTCAGCACTCACCTTCCGTGCTCGTGGCTCGCACAGACCAGGGTGTTCGCACTGCGCACGACCTGATCGGCAAGCCGTTGATGCTGATGGATGCGCAGACAGATGCCGATTTTCTGGCGATGTTCCGTAGCGAGGGTATACCCCTCGAAAAACTACAACTGCTACCCAGCAGTTTTCAAATTGGGGATCTGGCCAGCGGTAAAGTGACGGCGTTCAACTCGTACCTGACCAACGAGCCCTTCTACCTGCAACAGCGGGGCGTGGAATACAACATCATCTCGCCCGTCACCTACGGGATCGACTTCTACAGCGACATCCTGTTCACCAGCCAGGCCGAGATTGACGAGCATCCACAGCGCGTCGAGGCCTTCCGCCGCGCTACCCTGCGCGGCTGGCGCTACGCGATGGATAACCCCGAGCAAATCATAGACCTGCTGCTCAATCAGTATTCGGTGGACAAAAGTCGCGCGCACTTGCAGTTCGAAGCTCAGGCCATGCGTCCGCTGGTGGTATCTGACCTGATCGAGATCGGTCATATGAACCCAGGGCGTTGGCAACGTATGGCTGAAACTTTCCTCGAACTGGGTATGGTCGACACTATCGCCGGGCTGGAAAACTTCATTTACGATCCCAACCCGCCGCAACTCGTTGAGCGACTGCGCAAGACCATTGTTCTGATCAGCATCGGCGCTGTGCTTGTCCTGATGTTCGCTCTGGTTCTGTTGAATTCCCAGCGCCATCTACGCAACGAGATCAAGTTGCGCAAACTCGCCGAAGAGGAAGTACACAAGCTGGCTTTCTATGACAGCCTGACTGGCTTACCCAATCGCAATAGTTTTATTCCCTTCGCTAGTCAGAGGCTGCTCGATGCAAAGAATCGTGGAGAGCATCTGGCCCTGTGCTATATCGACTTGAACCACTTCAAGCAGATCAATGATCGTTATGGCCACCAGGCGGGCGATGCCATGCTGATCCACGCAGCCTCGGCGATCAAATCCAATATTTGCGAGTTCGAAATAGCTGCCCGCATGGGCGGTGATGAATTTATCTTGCTGCTCGACGGCGCGCATCGCAGAAGCGATATCCAGCGCATCACAGGTGAAATCTGCGAAGCCGTCGCCTTGCCCATTCCATGGGAAAACAGCCAGATCAAGGTTAGCGCTAGCCTAGGGGTGGCGTGGTATCCGGAAGATGGTGAAGGCCTCGACGATTTGATTTTCAAGGCTGACACCGACATGTTCCAAAGCAAAGCCAGTATCGCTGCGCACGCTTGA
- a CDS encoding response regulator, translating into MELDSEQLPTSRSILKTEPRLGALLALVSLLVLGMPCVEARTLSQIRESGVLRICVAGSSASFYRTNAEAFARSLGLRPQVTELPSFDAQFHDDRGETVREASYDPKLLAEGRCDLYPNDLQIVPWRETKMLLVPYYRVRNLVIAHRSNQSLGNEVSDLLGLTAAVQKGTGYEQWIDEANRGPLSSQPVRIVYAPTEQAVKLVADAKVDFTVLGSESALRWAREDPERLSIAFPVSEATSVGWGVARNAPDLARALEQFFQSSNRIDSPLDASWRRYYRVSLMEYRLFEESLNEDGLDIKTVMSWAIPSLVAVLLLLGAMLAWNRRLNREVDERKRVAAELAEREAFTRVLMDTSPASLVLADRNGAVREVSQRFSQATGYVSEDLLGRNATSLYFDPEERERFLELLTRNGKVENFETRLRHKNGSILWVLVGASFVTIHGETLVASWVRDVTDHHAAAVALSEERARLQAILDTSPINIAFSTQGVIRFANPRFCETFGVGVGDAASQIYANGHDREAIVERLTDDGIAKDQEVPMRDRQGRERTMLVTYLPIQIQGEQGLLGWLQDITERKAAEHAQQRAKEIAEEATRAKSDFLANMSHEIRTPMNAIIGMSYLALKTSLDQRQRDYVSKIHNAGTSLLGIINDILDFSKIEAGKLSVEAVPFEIDAVLDNVSSLIAQKAYDRGIELLFDRASDVPDTLLGDPLRLGQVILNLVGNAVKFTEQGQVTVVVRNLGRTGDKVQLQVRVRDTGIGMTPEQTGRLFEAFAQADSSTTRQFGGTGLGLAISKRIVELMGGTIAVDSEPGNGSTFSFSVWLGLDQHMRTQRQIVPAELAGARVLVVDDNADARQILSDMLRVAGLSPVAVASGEAALESLRGASADHPFLALLVDWQMPEMDGIETTRRALGLQPALYAVMVSAFGHDEMHAAAQAAGIRAFLVKPVNQSSLVEVLINLFAPQTGVVALTVPIAQAKVLAGVRLLVAEDNEINQQIARELLEAAGALVEVAGNGCEALSMLAAAQYDAVLMDVQMPQMDGLETTRRIRVGPHCAQIPVIAMTAHARVEDRERCIEAGMVDHVTKPVDPQALIATVLRWVVPRSAAVEPSSAASGEERLPDIPGLDSADGLRRVAGNRQLYIKLLGQFADRRAMEGQALGNALRAGDRATAERMAHTVKGVAGNLGFSGLQAMAGKLETAIRAHAESDALVNELIEALSLAVHAIRQALGSGQAAPAVVSSVDWAQHAIALIHLLEANDGAAPDYMEQYADSLRGALGQDSFEQLMNEVNNFDFEAARLTLKRASTNRDTPCWREHHE; encoded by the coding sequence GTGGAGTTGGATAGTGAGCAATTACCTACCAGCAGGAGCATTTTGAAAACAGAGCCGCGCTTGGGAGCGTTGCTTGCACTGGTAAGCTTGTTGGTGTTGGGCATGCCATGCGTGGAAGCACGTACGCTGTCCCAGATTCGGGAAAGCGGCGTCCTGCGCATATGCGTGGCTGGCTCAAGCGCTTCTTTCTACCGGACTAACGCGGAGGCGTTCGCGCGGTCACTCGGTTTACGCCCACAGGTAACGGAACTGCCGAGTTTCGATGCGCAGTTTCACGACGATCGGGGCGAGACCGTACGCGAGGCAAGCTACGACCCGAAGCTACTCGCCGAAGGCCGCTGTGATCTTTATCCAAATGACTTGCAGATCGTCCCTTGGCGCGAAACGAAGATGTTGCTCGTGCCCTATTACCGGGTACGCAACCTGGTCATCGCCCATCGCTCCAACCAGTCCCTTGGCAACGAGGTGTCTGATCTGCTCGGTCTGACGGCGGCAGTGCAGAAGGGTACGGGCTACGAGCAGTGGATCGATGAAGCCAACCGCGGTCCTCTATCCAGTCAGCCGGTCAGAATCGTCTATGCGCCAACCGAGCAGGCGGTGAAACTGGTAGCCGATGCGAAGGTGGACTTCACGGTGTTGGGTAGTGAAAGCGCGCTGCGCTGGGCTCGTGAAGATCCCGAACGTCTCTCCATTGCGTTTCCGGTCAGCGAAGCGACCAGCGTTGGGTGGGGTGTTGCGCGCAACGCGCCGGATCTCGCACGAGCGCTGGAGCAGTTCTTCCAGTCCAGCAATCGCATTGATTCGCCGCTCGATGCGAGCTGGCGGCGGTACTATCGCGTATCGCTCATGGAATACCGGCTGTTCGAGGAGTCCCTCAACGAGGACGGCCTCGATATTAAAACCGTAATGAGCTGGGCGATACCGAGCTTGGTCGCGGTCCTGCTGTTGCTCGGCGCCATGCTGGCCTGGAACCGACGCCTCAACCGGGAAGTAGACGAGCGCAAGCGCGTTGCCGCAGAGCTAGCCGAGCGCGAGGCTTTCACCCGCGTGCTCATGGATACCAGCCCCGCCAGCCTGGTGCTGGCAGATCGGAACGGAGCTGTCAGGGAAGTAAGCCAACGCTTTTCGCAGGCGACCGGTTATGTCAGCGAGGACCTGCTCGGGCGCAACGCCACGAGCCTGTATTTCGACCCTGAGGAGCGCGAACGCTTCCTCGAACTGCTGACACGAAACGGCAAGGTCGAAAACTTCGAGACCCGCCTGCGGCACAAAAATGGATCAATTCTCTGGGTTCTGGTCGGTGCATCATTCGTGACAATCCACGGTGAGACCCTGGTCGCCAGTTGGGTGCGCGATGTCACGGATCATCATGCGGCAGCAGTGGCGCTTAGCGAAGAACGCGCGCGGCTGCAGGCAATCCTCGATACGAGTCCAATCAACATAGCCTTTTCTACCCAGGGCGTGATCCGCTTCGCCAACCCCCGCTTCTGTGAAACGTTCGGCGTAGGCGTCGGTGACGCTGCTTCGCAGATTTACGCGAATGGGCATGATCGCGAAGCCATCGTCGAACGCCTCACGGACGACGGCATCGCAAAGGACCAGGAAGTACCGATGCGTGACCGGCAGGGACGCGAACGCACCATGCTTGTCACCTACCTGCCAATCCAGATCCAGGGGGAGCAAGGGCTGCTCGGCTGGCTGCAGGACATCACCGAGCGTAAGGCAGCAGAGCACGCGCAGCAGCGGGCGAAGGAGATTGCTGAAGAGGCGACGCGGGCAAAAAGCGACTTCCTTGCAAACATGAGTCACGAAATCCGCACGCCCATGAACGCGATCATCGGCATGTCTTACCTTGCGCTGAAGACTTCTCTGGACCAGCGGCAGCGCGATTATGTCTCGAAGATCCACAACGCGGGCACTTCGCTGCTTGGCATCATCAACGACATCCTCGACTTCTCCAAGATCGAGGCCGGCAAGCTTAGCGTCGAGGCAGTGCCATTTGAGATAGACGCAGTGCTCGACAACGTGTCCTCGCTGATTGCGCAAAAGGCCTACGACAGGGGCATTGAGCTGCTGTTCGACCGGGCGTCGGACGTTCCCGATACGCTGCTTGGAGATCCGCTGCGTCTGGGCCAGGTCATCCTGAACCTGGTAGGCAACGCAGTGAAATTTACCGAACAGGGGCAGGTGACGGTCGTGGTTCGCAACCTGGGCCGCACCGGCGACAAAGTTCAACTGCAGGTTCGTGTCCGCGATACCGGTATCGGCATGACTCCCGAGCAAACCGGGCGACTCTTTGAGGCCTTTGCCCAAGCCGATAGCTCCACAACGCGACAATTCGGCGGTACCGGCCTGGGCCTTGCCATCTCGAAGCGCATCGTCGAGCTGATGGGCGGAACGATCGCGGTTGACTCAGAACCGGGCAACGGCAGCACTTTCTCTTTCAGCGTCTGGCTTGGTCTTGACCAGCACATGCGTACGCAGCGCCAGATTGTCCCTGCGGAGCTCGCCGGAGCGCGCGTCCTGGTCGTCGATGACAATGCCGACGCGCGCCAGATCCTTTCCGACATGCTTCGCGTAGCGGGGCTTTCGCCGGTCGCGGTGGCGTCAGGCGAGGCTGCTCTGGAGAGCCTTCGCGGTGCTTCGGCCGACCACCCATTCCTGGCGCTATTGGTGGATTGGCAAATGCCAGAGATGGATGGCATCGAGACGACGCGCCGGGCGCTTGGCCTGCAGCCTGCACTGTACGCCGTCATGGTCAGTGCATTTGGGCATGACGAAATGCACGCCGCTGCGCAAGCGGCCGGCATTCGCGCGTTCCTGGTCAAGCCGGTCAACCAGTCCTCGCTGGTAGAGGTACTGATCAACTTATTCGCGCCGCAAACGGGCGTGGTGGCGCTAACCGTACCCATTGCGCAGGCGAAGGTGCTCGCCGGAGTGCGCCTGCTCGTCGCGGAGGACAACGAAATCAACCAACAGATTGCCAGGGAGCTTCTCGAGGCTGCCGGTGCCCTGGTGGAAGTTGCCGGCAACGGCTGCGAGGCGCTGTCGATGTTGGCTGCAGCGCAATACGACGCGGTGCTGATGGACGTACAGATGCCGCAGATGGATGGTCTCGAGACGACCCGGCGTATTCGCGTCGGGCCTCACTGCGCACAGATCCCGGTGATTGCTATGACCGCACATGCCAGGGTCGAGGACCGGGAGCGCTGCATCGAGGCGGGCATGGTCGACCATGTGACCAAGCCCGTGGATCCGCAAGCACTCATCGCCACGGTTCTGCGCTGGGTCGTACCTCGGTCGGCTGCAGTGGAGCCGTCCAGCGCCGCATCGGGCGAGGAGCGCCTACCGGACATTCCAGGGCTAGATAGCGCCGACGGACTGAGGCGAGTGGCGGGCAATCGCCAGCTATACATCAAGCTGCTGGGTCAATTTGCCGACCGCAGGGCTATGGAAGGGCAAGCGCTGGGGAACGCGCTACGCGCGGGTGATCGGGCGACGGCCGAGCGAATGGCCCACACCGTGAAAGGCGTTGCAGGCAACCTCGGTTTCAGCGGCCTGCAAGCCATGGCCGGTAAGCTGGAAACCGCGATCAGGGCACACGCTGAGTCGGACGCATTGGTGAATGAATTGATCGAGGCGCTCTCGCTGGCCGTGCATGCAATCCGTCAAGCGCTGGGTAGCGGCCAGGCAGCACCGGCGGTGGTATCGAGCGTCGACTGGGCACAGCATGCCATAGCGCTCATCCACCTGCTGGAGGCCAATGACGGAGCAGCGCCGGATTATATGGAACAGTATGCGGATTCGTTGCGCGGAGCACTCGGCCAGGACAGTTTCGAGCAGTTGATGAATGAGGTGAACAACTTTGACTTCGAGGCCGCACGGCTAACCCTCA